GATCAGCGTGGCGATGGTCTTGAGGTGCAGCGCCTCGCGCGGCGGCTCGACGATCGCCGCCTTGCGCCCCAGCGTGCCGAGCGCTTCCACCAGCGCCGCCGCGCCCACGGCATCGGTCCGTGCCGACAGGCCGATCAACGCCCGATCCGGCGTCACCATCACATCGCCGCCATCAGCAGAACCTTCGCCGATCCGGAGCACCTCGCCGAAGTGGCGACCGAGCACCGGCGCGAGTTCGGCGACTTCGCCGCGCCGCGTATCAGCGCCGGAATTGAGCAGGATCGCGCCTTCCCCGAACACCAGAGCCGGATCCTCGACGAAGATCGAATCGGGAAACGCTTCCAGGGCCCCGAGAATATCGAGCGTCAGCCCGGCCTCGCGCAGCGCATCGGCATAGGCGGCATGTTCGCGCAGTACCGCATCATAATCGGGCGCGGGACCATCGCCTGCGTGAAGCCCGCCGACGACCGAGCGGCCCGGAGTGCGGAGGATGGCATGGGTGAAATCGTGACAGGTCATGAACCCTGATAATCCGGCAAGCTGGTCCGGCGAAAGCGGGATCGTCCCGCTTCGGCGGCGATAGTCTTTGCGTCCGCCTTCACGCCACCTATCCTCGACGGCCGAACGCGGGGGAGATCAGCGATGCACGACATGGATCATTGCCACATGCATGGCGGCAACGTCGCGGGGCTGGTGACCGAATATCCGCTCGACTGGCCCGGCGCCGAGCCGACGACCGGCAGCGCCGCGGCGGACTCGACCCATTGCTGCACCCCCGGCGGCGGATCGACGCACGAACTGGTCTATGATCACGATGGCGGCACCGTCTTCTGGGTCTCGGGACAGGAATATGACCAT
The sequence above is drawn from the Sphingomonas sp. G-3-2-10 genome and encodes:
- a CDS encoding arginine deiminase family protein, whose amino-acid sequence is MTCHDFTHAILRTPGRSVVGGLHAGDGPAPDYDAVLREHAAYADALREAGLTLDILGALEAFPDSIFVEDPALVFGEGAILLNSGADTRRGEVAELAPVLGRHFGEVLRIGEGSADGGDVMVTPDRALIGLSARTDAVGAAALVEALGTLGRKAAIVEPPREALHLKTIATLIDEETILTTQAGAVSGLFAGFRVLTLDPGEEAAANALRINDTLLLSDGHPRIAERLDREGYRLKLLDTTHVARIDAGLSCMSLRWNAA